The Mesomycoplasma ovipneumoniae genome window below encodes:
- a CDS encoding prolipoprotein diacylglyceryl transferase: MNDLTKIPADLINERPFKEGEAFWLIQDWIPIYALTVVLGMVASIITIYFFWKREGYKFDHLAALIFITIPISIVGARFGYILERLVVGDLTSLQQWWNIRQGGLSIQWGVIFPTVANLIYAYRKRASFDWRKAFSFILPAVLIGQFLGRWGNFTNHEVYGFLDPEGKTVNWLGDFIRKNMFIADKHAPNGQLRVPLFFYESLTSLFGYLVIVWVLNLFSWLKPGSTGALYILYYGIVRASMEFLRQESYVYYFVIAILMIILGILLFIRFQFFANYYVKIENKKLKIAFFERYTKENRRYIGLPWTRWNRNLSEPAKSEPKTLEA, from the coding sequence GAATGACCTTACAAAAATTCCCGCTGACCTAATAAATGAACGCCCTTTTAAAGAAGGTGAGGCTTTTTGGTTAATTCAGGATTGAATTCCAATTTATGCCCTCACAGTCGTTTTGGGCATGGTTGCCTCAATTATCACAATTTATTTTTTCTGGAAGCGCGAAGGTTACAAATTTGATCATTTAGCCGCACTGATTTTTATCACAATTCCTATTTCTATTGTTGGAGCACGTTTTGGATATATTCTTGAGCGTTTAGTGGTTGGTGATTTAACATCATTACAACAGTGATGAAATATTCGCCAAGGTGGACTTTCAATTCAATGAGGTGTTATTTTTCCAACTGTTGCAAATTTAATTTATGCTTATCGAAAACGGGCTAGTTTTGATTGACGAAAAGCCTTTTCTTTTATCTTGCCGGCCGTTTTAATTGGTCAATTTTTAGGAAGATGAGGGAATTTTACAAATCACGAAGTCTATGGATTTCTTGATCCTGAAGGTAAAACCGTAAATTGATTAGGTGATTTTATTCGAAAAAATATGTTTATTGCCGATAAACATGCACCAAATGGTCAACTCCGTGTTCCATTATTTTTCTATGAATCACTAACTTCGCTTTTTGGTTACTTGGTAATTGTATGAGTATTAAACCTTTTTTCATGACTCAAACCAGGTTCAACAGGGGCACTATACATTTTATATTACGGAATTGTTCGGGCTTCTATGGAATTTTTACGGCAAGAATCATATGTTTATTATTTTGTAATTGCAATTTTGATGATAATTCTGGGAATTTTGTTGTTCATCCGCTTTCAATTTTTCGCAAATTACTATGTAAAAATTGAAAATAAAAAGTTAAAAATAGCATTTTTCGAAAGATACACAAAGGAAAACAGACGCTACATTGGTTTGCCTTGAACAAGATGGAATCGTAACCTTTCTGAGCCTGCAAAATCAGAACCAAAAACTTTAGAGGCTTAG
- a CDS encoding NAD(P)/FAD-dependent oxidoreductase, which produces MENYDVIIIGAGPAGLTTALYASRGNLKVLILEKGAPGGKLVSQSKIENWPGDEFIDGASLALRMYKHSLKFGTKHRYCEVDYIESNSPFDHKVVCKNGKTFTAKSVVVASGMVERKPLDIKNYLDFEGKGVSYCVVCDGPFYANQPSIVIGGGNSAVEESSFLASIASKVYVLVRDDKFIAEPLLIEELKKNKNVEILFNAKVLELQGEGALESAIIDHNGEQKTLEIKSLFPYIGFLPATSFLQKNHKEILDKFNFVTVDKYGQSKIPGVYAVGDVVTKEIRQIVTAANDGAIVGKILTNRIK; this is translated from the coding sequence ATGGAAAATTATGATGTTATAATAATCGGAGCAGGACCAGCTGGGCTAACAACCGCTCTTTATGCTTCTCGTGGTAATTTAAAAGTTCTAATTTTGGAAAAAGGAGCCCCAGGAGGGAAGCTTGTTTCACAATCTAAAATTGAAAATTGACCTGGAGATGAGTTTATTGATGGTGCATCTTTAGCGCTAAGAATGTATAAACACTCACTAAAATTCGGGACAAAACACCGTTATTGTGAAGTTGATTATATTGAGTCTAACTCACCTTTTGACCATAAAGTTGTTTGCAAAAACGGTAAAACTTTCACAGCAAAATCCGTTGTTGTAGCTTCAGGAATGGTCGAAAGAAAACCGTTAGATATTAAAAATTACCTTGATTTTGAAGGTAAAGGTGTTTCTTATTGTGTTGTTTGCGATGGTCCTTTTTATGCCAACCAACCTTCAATTGTTATTGGAGGAGGAAATTCTGCCGTTGAGGAGTCAAGTTTTTTAGCTTCAATAGCTTCAAAAGTTTATGTTTTAGTTCGTGATGACAAATTTATCGCCGAGCCACTTTTAATAGAAGAACTCAAAAAAAACAAAAATGTTGAAATTTTATTTAATGCTAAAGTTTTAGAACTTCAAGGAGAAGGTGCGCTTGAATCAGCAATTATTGATCACAATGGTGAGCAAAAAACACTAGAAATTAAGTCACTTTTCCCATACATTGGTTTTTTGCCAGCTACTAGCTTTTTACAAAAAAACCATAAAGAAATTCTTGACAAATTTAATTTTGTTACAGTTGACAAATACGGACAGTCAAAAATTCCTGGGGTTTATGCTGTTGGTGATGTTGTTACAAAAGAAATTAGACAAATTGTTACTGCTGCAAATGACGGTGCAATTGTTGGTAAAATTTTAACCAATCGAATTAAGTAA
- a CDS encoding P97 family adhesin, with translation MKIVKKFSKTKFLTKKSKILLGLTLSASFLGVLGISVGISYGFGLIKKNSYQTTVEDLNRIITKINALSFNAQKVSPFSTYASLKEEWKKIQDSTDQGDFFDLFSLEHKRLQPYKLPNGIWLEFVDVQPDDANQQFNVEFLLKTYNHSRIIRSDIRTDKISISPNSTFFLENFYQALQINLQNIRPFSRGEQNKTSPNIWLASDFLAKANSEQSAESFIKKVHDFFDFDFESILTNKNFAIKHENKLVFPYTIEIIKNNNNTWVQPSQLHSDFLEIQGKISFTQEAKDIFPKNFNTNVTKNFTFLLFDSAKNKSAFADPKVFIQIPKLSDLKIDQFSQENQENKVDISQKSISWVYNFLKYNENTKTLKTPEEAKIALNSFINSDLQLDFSDYADLDPKIKQKFGFNIIVEKIYLDADEHSSLVRIPFEIFYPLNDDGSEKLTKTSELVLRNFKNSESQNVSTFDPKNFSQIPVVNLDYFTDKSRPTQTFSSFDYVSKDEIQKLIDLNSHEEIYNILINSSKFNLNFPETQILDSWIFKYDFPTIPEFSKRTLTPITLENNTNTRAFFENNQEFMFFVKNILALPKEEAQKYLRILFNSLAEIKSDTFDDKEQSSETQSLDSTPKNDTISETATPLATQFQETETENSENSTNSQDSEQPQNQGNQQQNTENPAPDTNLAPETKSINDKIVSNLQNQYLIKGFNDLISKIEALNEKNEQPKAELNAQTFSDLFIETYKDNNLVKQFETLGENLSYKIVFLANQESEQIDSDGQNSTPTPVQVADQETSENGNNPQKEIFTLGYYYIFTSATNNKIVFRTPINSLKLDVFTHQNSQSEIEILSNVVLNFPQKLLKLELDESNFATALTFSKTAEEILTSEFNNQDKDFKQTLESFKKLFGFSTFVQIYPLLNGNGLVYKKDNVFKDKFGNLKIRFSVKNLDSSEKSQIFIPNIVDNDQNNPDGSVQNSPSPQVSPSPPTTPPQTQQPTTQTAQHQLKNNLEPFVPGQNEAKYPLIFTVIKPNRQLNRN, from the coding sequence GTGAAAATAGTTAAGAAATTTTCCAAAACAAAATTTTTAACAAAAAAATCAAAAATTTTACTAGGACTTACTTTAAGCGCATCATTTCTTGGTGTTTTAGGAATTTCAGTCGGTATTTCTTATGGTTTTGGCTTAATTAAAAAAAATTCTTATCAAACAACTGTTGAGGATTTAAATAGAATAATAACTAAAATTAATGCTCTTAGTTTTAATGCCCAAAAAGTTTCTCCTTTTTCTACTTATGCCTCACTAAAAGAAGAGTGAAAAAAAATTCAAGACTCAACAGATCAAGGTGATTTTTTTGATCTTTTTAGTCTTGAACATAAAAGATTGCAACCATATAAATTGCCAAACGGAATTTGGCTTGAGTTTGTAGATGTCCAGCCAGATGATGCCAACCAACAATTTAATGTTGAATTTTTGCTTAAAACTTATAATCACTCAAGAATTATAAGATCTGATATAAGAACTGACAAAATTTCTATAAGTCCTAATTCAACTTTTTTTCTGGAAAATTTTTATCAAGCACTCCAAATAAATCTTCAAAATATTAGACCATTTTCTAGAGGTGAACAAAATAAAACCTCTCCTAACATTTGACTTGCAAGTGATTTTTTAGCAAAAGCAAATTCTGAGCAAAGCGCAGAAAGTTTTATTAAAAAAGTTCATGATTTTTTTGACTTTGACTTTGAGTCAATTTTAACTAACAAAAACTTTGCTATTAAACACGAAAATAAGTTAGTTTTTCCTTACACAATTGAAATTATAAAAAATAATAATAACACTTGAGTCCAACCTTCGCAATTGCATTCAGATTTTTTGGAAATACAAGGTAAAATTAGTTTTACACAGGAAGCCAAAGATATTTTTCCAAAAAATTTTAATACAAATGTTACTAAAAATTTTACTTTTTTACTGTTTGATTCAGCTAAAAATAAATCCGCTTTTGCTGATCCTAAAGTTTTTATACAAATTCCAAAACTATCAGATCTAAAAATTGATCAATTTTCACAAGAAAATCAAGAAAACAAAGTTGATATTTCCCAAAAATCAATATCTTGAGTTTATAATTTTCTTAAATATAACGAAAACACAAAAACATTAAAAACACCAGAAGAAGCAAAAATAGCCCTTAATTCATTTATTAATTCAGATTTACAACTTGATTTTAGCGATTATGCTGACTTAGATCCAAAAATTAAGCAAAAATTTGGCTTTAATATTATAGTTGAAAAAATTTATCTAGATGCAGACGAGCACTCATCGCTAGTTCGTATACCGTTTGAAATTTTTTATCCCCTTAATGATGATGGTTCTGAAAAATTAACTAAAACTTCAGAGCTTGTTTTAAGAAATTTCAAAAATTCTGAATCCCAAAATGTTTCTACATTTGACCCTAAAAATTTTAGTCAAATTCCAGTTGTTAATTTAGATTATTTCACTGATAAAAGTAGACCAACCCAAACCTTTTCATCTTTTGATTATGTTTCAAAAGATGAAATTCAAAAGTTAATTGACTTAAATTCACATGAAGAAATTTATAATATTTTAATAAATTCCTCAAAATTTAATCTTAACTTTCCTGAAACTCAAATTTTAGATTCCTGAATTTTTAAGTATGATTTTCCAACTATTCCTGAGTTTTCCAAAAGGACTTTGACTCCAATAACACTAGAAAATAACACAAATACTCGTGCTTTTTTTGAAAATAATCAAGAATTTATGTTTTTTGTAAAAAATATTTTAGCCTTACCTAAAGAAGAAGCTCAAAAATACCTTAGAATCCTTTTTAATTCCCTTGCGGAAATAAAATCTGATACTTTTGATGATAAAGAGCAAAGTTCTGAAACTCAAAGTCTTGATTCAACCCCCAAAAATGACACTATTAGTGAGACTGCCACCCCACTAGCAACTCAATTTCAAGAAACAGAAACTGAAAATTCTGAAAACAGCACAAATTCTCAAGATTCTGAGCAACCCCAAAATCAAGGAAACCAACAACAAAACACAGAAAATCCAGCCCCTGATACTAATTTAGCCCCAGAAACTAAGAGTATTAATGATAAAATTGTTTCAAATCTTCAAAATCAGTATTTAATTAAGGGATTTAATGACTTAATTTCTAAAATTGAGGCTTTAAACGAAAAAAACGAACAGCCAAAAGCGGAATTAAATGCTCAAACATTTTCTGATTTATTTATAGAAACTTATAAAGATAATAATTTAGTTAAGCAATTTGAAACACTTGGCGAAAATCTTTCTTATAAAATTGTTTTTCTAGCCAATCAAGAATCAGAACAAATCGATTCTGATGGGCAAAATTCAACTCCAACACCAGTTCAAGTCGCCGATCAAGAGACCTCTGAAAACGGTAATAATCCCCAAAAAGAGATTTTTACATTAGGTTATTATTATATTTTTACTTCTGCTACAAATAATAAAATTGTTTTTAGAACACCAATTAATTCATTAAAATTAGATGTTTTTACACATCAAAATTCTCAAAGTGAAATTGAAATCTTGTCCAATGTTGTTTTAAATTTTCCACAAAAACTTTTAAAATTAGAACTTGATGAGTCTAATTTTGCAACAGCACTTACATTTTCAAAAACTGCTGAGGAGATTCTAACTTCTGAATTTAATAATCAAGATAAAGATTTTAAACAAACATTAGAGAGTTTTAAAAAACTTTTTGGTTTTTCTACTTTTGTCCAAATTTATCCTTTATTAAATGGTAATGGTCTTGTATATAAAAAAGATAATGTTTTTAAGGATAAATTTGGAAATTTGAAAATTAGATTTAGTGTAAAAAATCTAGATTCTAGCGAAAAATCTCAAATTTTTATTCCAAACATTGTAGATAATGATCAAAATAATCCTGATGGTTCAGTGCAAAATTCTCCTAGCCCTCAAGTTTCGCCTTCGCCACCAACCACACCACCGCAGACTCAACAACCTACAACTCAGACCGCGCAACACCAACTTAAAAATAATCTAGAGCCCTTTGTACCTGGACAAAATGAAGCAAAATATCCGCTTATTTTTACAGTAATTAAGCCAAATAGGCAGTTAAATCGAAATTAG
- a CDS encoding P110/LppT family adhesin N-terminal domain: protein MKKTKIVKKVSHTRSLMIMATWPIAIGAILGFSYLTYSLVESKYFGIVDQRVLEKTEVNQRGIQLSNEEFEKIVDQMQIDEDFSKYSAEQILNLSRDSASNFHLTTIFNLANFSSKYPFLKLNVNPINKSDVENDDLVTKVVNNNLINVVFSAHDQFTNKTYSKVHSIRGFNGKGDIPFINFNIDQQKSAFVLQTAQINQKWNAFSLIQALNHEYKNTKDAKKTLEKFGSFLFLDSNDNLVNLPEGTYFDFETDSSGNIIFKNIGDSTGNLWISFGIFDSNKNKIRTFDLKVSNLLDYAQVTNYLNNLIKTNDELIILKDEKIQEIVAKNVSLSTFLVSQTDHNSLFDISKLQNLFTNSSPNFNVRLFGTNVQMDRVGEVELMVQIDFKAKEIEKLTQNQSTPENLGVSNLQKNLPVQGQKMLKNQVSLFQDVGSNNSENSSQENLNDSQTQENYRKFNFIYTLKPFTNLAQRYLDSVIKDNDLYIVRQKFNYLDGVEIINNLRSINATFYSFQENKNTSKGLEIVNLESSPTYDSLTSQRAIVTWFKDFFKDSLTFPAWKKTDQNNKPEEVLAKIFAKMNDIINSKQIFSYGVKYNLFFENSTGQLTITISIYDRFNKILGEKDIKIAGLSPANPQLLLAKENQASFFIDGSGGYNFDESSENNLFHSEIRGLKSITNPQVSLSLDSSKISNKKVKLVRNSGILYPSLNDIYLKLFYKSDENTQKTVAFDENNPFFYSFSVQNNLEPNQYKIVLKFITEENATSDQQTNQEPNLIWVKKIAKKSDLTSLSITNLDSIPDNTPIWLIGVSKKTDIESTSSGTNQNEKIIGILPVDEGQFTNFVLSYNALNENSSSTSGTQGQNSQKIIVKIATSKSKNQPQVELEKNFWSTQNASPTPPAAPAAPTTSTSSATPTKNLTLYFGDQENNKTSDKSEVLFRFFIKFNNQFSKKEDFEKAFETALK, encoded by the coding sequence ATGAAAAAAACTAAAATAGTAAAAAAAGTTTCACACACCAGATCTTTAATGATTATGGCGACTTGGCCTATCGCAATTGGTGCAATTTTAGGTTTCTCCTATTTGACTTATTCGCTTGTTGAGTCAAAATATTTTGGTATTGTCGATCAGCGAGTTTTAGAGAAAACTGAAGTTAATCAAAGAGGGATTCAACTTTCAAATGAAGAATTTGAAAAAATTGTTGATCAAATGCAAATTGACGAGGATTTTTCTAAATATTCAGCCGAACAAATTCTCAATTTATCTCGTGATTCAGCGTCTAATTTTCATCTTACTACAATTTTTAATCTTGCCAATTTTAGTTCAAAATATCCTTTTTTAAAGCTTAATGTCAATCCTATTAATAAATCTGATGTTGAAAATGATGATCTAGTTACAAAAGTTGTTAATAATAATTTAATTAACGTTGTTTTTTCAGCGCATGATCAATTTACAAATAAAACTTATTCAAAAGTTCACTCAATTCGTGGCTTCAATGGCAAAGGTGACATTCCATTTATAAACTTTAATATTGACCAACAAAAGTCCGCTTTTGTTTTACAAACAGCACAAATAAACCAAAAATGAAACGCATTTTCGCTTATTCAAGCACTAAATCATGAGTATAAAAATACAAAAGATGCTAAAAAAACTCTTGAAAAATTTGGTTCTTTTTTATTTTTAGATTCAAATGATAATTTAGTAAATCTTCCTGAGGGTACCTATTTTGATTTTGAAACAGACTCATCCGGAAATATAATTTTTAAAAATATTGGCGACTCAACAGGTAATTTGTGAATTTCCTTTGGGATTTTTGACTCAAATAAAAATAAAATTCGCACATTTGATTTAAAAGTTTCAAATTTATTAGATTATGCACAAGTTACAAATTATCTTAATAATTTAATTAAAACTAATGATGAACTTATCATCTTAAAAGACGAAAAAATTCAAGAAATTGTTGCAAAAAATGTATCTTTATCTACTTTTTTGGTGTCCCAAACCGATCATAACAGTCTCTTTGACATATCAAAATTACAAAATTTATTCACAAATTCCTCACCAAATTTTAATGTAAGATTGTTTGGGACAAATGTTCAAATGGACCGAGTTGGCGAAGTTGAACTTATGGTTCAAATCGATTTTAAGGCTAAAGAAATTGAAAAACTAACCCAAAATCAGTCAACTCCTGAAAATTTAGGTGTATCAAATTTACAAAAAAATTTACCTGTCCAAGGGCAAAAAATGCTTAAAAATCAGGTATCTTTATTTCAAGATGTTGGCTCAAATAATTCTGAAAATTCAAGTCAAGAAAATTTAAATGATTCACAAACTCAAGAAAATTACCGTAAATTTAATTTTATTTACACTTTAAAACCTTTTACAAACTTAGCACAAAGATATTTGGATTCTGTGATTAAGGATAATGATCTTTATATTGTTAGACAAAAGTTTAATTATTTAGATGGTGTTGAAATTATTAATAATTTAAGGTCAATTAATGCTACTTTTTATTCTTTTCAAGAAAATAAAAACACAAGTAAAGGCTTAGAAATTGTTAATTTAGAAAGCAGTCCAACTTATGATAGTTTAACTAGTCAAAGAGCAATTGTGACGTGATTTAAAGACTTTTTTAAAGATTCATTAACATTTCCGGCCTGAAAAAAAACTGACCAAAACAACAAACCTGAGGAAGTTTTAGCAAAAATTTTTGCTAAAATGAATGATATAATTAACTCTAAGCAAATTTTTTCATACGGTGTTAAGTATAATTTATTTTTTGAAAATTCTACTGGGCAATTAACAATAACAATCAGTATTTATGACAGGTTTAATAAAATTTTAGGTGAAAAAGATATAAAAATAGCCGGCTTGTCACCAGCAAATCCTCAATTATTATTAGCCAAAGAAAATCAAGCAAGTTTTTTTATTGATGGATCTGGCGGATATAATTTTGACGAATCTAGTGAAAATAACTTATTTCACTCAGAAATCAGAGGTCTAAAATCAATTACAAACCCTCAAGTTTCACTTAGCCTTGACTCTTCAAAAATTTCCAATAAGAAAGTTAAACTTGTCAGAAATTCAGGAATTTTATATCCAAGTCTAAACGACATTTATTTAAAATTATTTTATAAAAGCGATGAAAATACTCAAAAAACTGTAGCTTTTGATGAAAATAATCCATTTTTTTATTCATTTTCAGTCCAAAATAATTTAGAACCTAACCAATATAAAATTGTCCTTAAATTTATTACTGAAGAAAATGCAACTTCTGATCAACAAACAAATCAAGAACCTAATTTAATTTGAGTTAAGAAAATAGCTAAAAAAAGCGATTTAACAAGCTTAAGTATAACAAATTTAGATTCAATTCCTGATAATACTCCAATTTGGTTAATAGGTGTTTCAAAAAAAACAGACATTGAATCAACTAGCTCAGGTACAAACCAAAATGAAAAAATTATTGGTATTTTGCCTGTTGATGAAGGTCAATTTACTAATTTTGTTCTTTCTTACAATGCTCTTAATGAGAATTCATCCTCAACTTCAGGAACTCAAGGTCAAAATTCTCAAAAGATAATTGTAAAAATTGCAACTTCAAAATCAAAAAATCAACCCCAAGTTGAGTTAGAAAAAAACTTTTGATCTACTCAGAATGCTTCTCCAACTCCTCCAGCAGCTCCAGCAGCTCCAACGACTTCAACTTCTTCAGCAACCCCAACAAAAAATTTAACCCTTTATTTCGGAGACCAAGAAAACAACAAAACCTCCGATAAATCAGAGGTTTTGTTTAGATTTTTTATAAAATTTAATAACCAATTTTCCAAAAAAGAAGATTTTGAAAAAGCCTTTGAAACAGCATTAAAATAA